In Tumebacillus amylolyticus, a single window of DNA contains:
- a CDS encoding polysaccharide deacetylase family protein has product MKKWFLLLSVVLTLALLLPAHPRAVAAVEPTVSVVPDKTVTLTFDDGPDPRFTPQILDMLKKRHLQATFFVVGRNALEHPDLVRRIARDGHTIANHTLTHPHLETLKPTQVNAELQGGDAALTAVVGPSFAVPHFFRPPRGNVSPAILTTTEQLNKQLILWNVCVENHTTTTPQQVEQRVMSLIHERHGGILLAHDGELDRTLTVQSLPRILDDLQREGFHIVPLQTYLDAQQQSMGQHAL; this is encoded by the coding sequence GTGAAAAAGTGGTTTTTGCTGCTGTCTGTCGTCCTCACTCTGGCACTTCTGCTTCCCGCACATCCCAGAGCTGTGGCGGCTGTAGAGCCGACCGTATCGGTCGTACCGGACAAGACCGTCACGCTCACATTTGACGACGGTCCCGACCCGCGCTTCACGCCGCAGATTCTGGACATGTTGAAAAAACGCCACCTGCAAGCGACGTTCTTTGTCGTAGGACGCAACGCGTTGGAACACCCGGACCTCGTGCGCCGCATCGCCCGAGACGGTCACACCATCGCCAACCATACGCTGACTCACCCGCACTTGGAAACGCTCAAGCCCACGCAAGTCAACGCTGAACTGCAAGGCGGTGACGCAGCTCTAACGGCCGTAGTTGGCCCGAGCTTCGCGGTTCCCCACTTCTTCCGCCCGCCGCGCGGCAATGTCTCGCCCGCGATCTTGACCACCACGGAGCAACTCAATAAGCAACTGATTCTCTGGAACGTCTGTGTCGAGAACCATACCACGACGACGCCTCAGCAAGTGGAGCAACGCGTGATGAGCTTGATTCACGAGCGTCACGGCGGCATCTTGCTCGCTCACGACGGCGAACTCGATCGAACGCTGACCGTACAATCTCTGCCGCGCATCCTCGACGACCTGCAACGCGAAGGCTTTCATATCGTTCCGTTGCAAACCTATCTGGACGCACAGCAGCAATCTATGGGGCAACATGCTTTGTAA
- a CDS encoding YifB family Mg chelatase-like AAA ATPase, translating to MYAQVNTLALYGLQGVLVQVEIDLAQGLPGFEIVGLPDNSVREAKDRVRAAMRNCGLEFPQKRITANLAPAHLRKEGSGFDLGLALGILLAAELVPANALSGVALVGELALDGSIRPVRGMLSLALGAREHKLHTLVVSSACAPEAALVSGLKVIGVDSLGDVFRWLTGRLELLPTAVHPASEETASAGGEDFSEIKGQPHVKRAFEISAAGNHNILLIGPPGSGKTMLAKRMPTILPALTSRESLDVTQVHSVAGLLAEEIGLLRTRPFRTPHHTISTGGLIGGGTIPRPGEVSLAHGGVLFLDELPEFRKSVLEVLRQPMEDAQVTISRTQATYTFPSRFLLVAAMNPCPCGFYGSDYKPCTCTPPMIARYQNKISGPLLDRIDLHVEVPRVTYSDIVNTALEESSSEILTRVIRARDVQAARFPDRTSPYNAAMSPTDTRLYCDMSVDARTLLQKAFDRLGLSARAYERVLKVARTIADLAGSVGVEEAHVAEAVQYRTLDRHPNPLS from the coding sequence ATGTATGCGCAAGTAAACACATTGGCGTTGTATGGGTTGCAAGGGGTGTTGGTGCAAGTGGAAATCGACCTGGCCCAAGGTCTGCCGGGCTTTGAAATCGTCGGGTTGCCCGATAATTCGGTGCGCGAGGCCAAAGACCGCGTGCGGGCCGCCATGCGCAATTGCGGGCTGGAGTTTCCACAGAAGCGCATCACGGCGAACCTTGCCCCCGCTCATCTGCGCAAAGAGGGTTCCGGTTTTGATTTGGGCTTGGCGCTCGGCATCCTCCTCGCGGCGGAGCTTGTGCCTGCGAATGCTCTCTCCGGCGTGGCACTTGTCGGGGAGTTGGCGTTGGACGGCAGCATCCGTCCCGTGCGCGGGATGTTGTCGCTGGCGTTGGGAGCTCGGGAGCATAAGCTTCATACGCTGGTCGTCTCCTCAGCTTGTGCGCCGGAAGCCGCGTTGGTCAGCGGGTTGAAAGTGATCGGTGTGGATTCGCTTGGGGACGTGTTTCGTTGGCTGACAGGTCGTTTGGAATTGTTGCCGACCGCAGTCCATCCTGCATCCGAAGAGACCGCTTCAGCGGGTGGAGAGGATTTTTCAGAAATCAAAGGTCAACCGCACGTGAAGCGGGCTTTCGAGATCTCTGCTGCGGGCAATCACAACATCCTGTTGATCGGCCCGCCCGGCAGCGGCAAGACGATGCTCGCCAAACGGATGCCGACGATCTTGCCCGCTCTCACGTCGCGCGAGTCGCTTGACGTGACGCAAGTACACAGCGTGGCGGGCTTGTTGGCGGAGGAAATCGGACTGTTGCGGACGAGACCGTTTCGCACGCCGCACCATACGATTTCAACAGGGGGCTTGATCGGTGGCGGGACGATTCCCCGCCCCGGCGAAGTGAGTTTGGCGCATGGAGGCGTGTTGTTTCTCGATGAGTTGCCGGAATTTCGCAAGTCGGTGTTGGAAGTGCTTCGCCAACCGATGGAGGACGCACAAGTGACGATCTCTCGGACACAGGCGACGTATACGTTTCCGAGCCGTTTCTTGCTGGTGGCGGCGATGAATCCCTGTCCGTGCGGTTTCTACGGATCGGACTACAAGCCCTGCACGTGTACACCGCCCATGATTGCCCGCTACCAAAACAAAATCTCCGGGCCGCTGTTGGACCGGATTGATTTGCATGTGGAAGTGCCTCGCGTGACGTACTCCGACATTGTGAACACGGCACTTGAAGAGTCTTCCTCGGAAATTTTGACACGGGTGATTCGCGCCCGCGATGTGCAAGCGGCACGCTTTCCCGATCGGACGTCACCTTACAATGCAGCCATGTCCCCTACGGATACCCGCCTGTACTGTGACATGTCCGTCGACGCGAGGACCCTTTTGCAAAAAGCGTTCGACAGGCTGGGGTTGTCCGCCCGCGCCTATGAACGGGTGCTCAAAGTGGCGCGCACGATTGCAGACTTGGCGGGAAGTGTTGGGGTCGAGGAAGCTCATGTGGCGGAGGCTGTGCAGTACAGGACTCTGGATCGACATCCAAACCCCCTTTCCTAA